A single region of the Liolophura sinensis isolate JHLJ2023 chromosome 9, CUHK_Ljap_v2, whole genome shotgun sequence genome encodes:
- the LOC135475007 gene encoding protein-glutamine gamma-glutamyltransferase K-like isoform X1 — protein MHRDKYEIQQESSSPRPTLSEKFASAYGSIRGILLGSNLTGRKAACPESPFTEDAQLTHFRKEKEEGQLKPKSVDFMRTINREAHRTSEYELGNLIIRRGQPFELTVHLDRPYQPEEDDVVFKFVTGSRPMQSKSTVVPVSNVGEANSKDFWSYQILATEEKTITVRVTCAADAIVGRYQLFIETFHKTQQGELDTYRFKHPDDIYLLFNPWCADDPVHLEDEQQRLEYVLSETGRIWMGTIGKFTVRPWNFAQFDDVCLMAALSLLERSELGDLARGNPLTVVRCICRMINNNERDGGVLVGNWSGKYDDGVAPHAWNGSSAILEEFLKRRKGVKFGQCWTFAAVATTLCRALGIPTRCVTNFKSAHDSDFSCPVDFHWTSDGKAQRQMDEHIWDYHTWNECWFQRPDLPKGYDGWQAFDSTLQEVSEGVFTCGPAPVKAIKEGQLYIPYDAKYLFAELNGDKTHWSVDQEGNMTVLGTEVSAVGRNISTKAVGAISREDLTQMYKYTEGSKESKKVLEAAARQCFRRVPPIPDTNSQDVDFQFSGEGHRSGDIGVVLKMRNSSGESRIVDVNMCAVSSMYTGVPLNQIKESVVSTVIEPLSESQVVMSLKCSDYINGVEADAHVSVYVHASVKETGQKFMQRQTFWIDKPQLELQAPTTAQVGKSFDLVVKFTNHLSVPVTNGHLNVDGPGIQRLASVKVKKSIAPGEEIKETVQLKPRRLGRKEIIANFYCKQISDITGIVDVDFVAESKV, from the exons AAGGTCAGTTAAAGCCAAAGTCGGTGGACTTTATGCGCACGATAAACCGAGAGGCTCATCGGACAAGCGAGTATGAACTGGGCAATCTTATCATCAGGAGAGGTCAGCCGTTTGAATTGACCGTCCATCTGGACAGGCCTTACCAACCCGAGGAGGATGACGTAGTTTTCAAGTTCGTCACAG GCAGTCGTCCCATGCAGAGTAAGAGTACAGTGGTGCCTGTATCTAACGTAGGGGAAGCCAATTCCAAAGACTTCTGGTCTTACCAGATCTTGGCCACGGAAGAGAAGACAATCACAGTCCGGGTGACTTGCGCAGCAGACGCCATCGTCGGCAGATACCAGCTCTTTATCGAAACCTTTCACAAAACCCAACAGGGAGAACTAGATACCTACCGCTTCAAACACCCGGACgacatttacctgttgtttaATCCTTGGTGTGCAG ACGACCCAGTGCACTTAGAGGATGAACAGCAAAGGCTGGAGTATGTCCTCAGCGAGACTGGTCGGATTTGGATGGGTACCATCGGGAAGTTTACAGTTCGACCCTGGAACTTTGCCCAG TTTGATGACGTTTGTCTGATGGCGGCCTTGTCGTTGTTGGAGAGGTCAGAACTGGGAGACCTTGCCCGAGGGAACCCGCTGACAGTGGTCAGGTGTATCTGTAGAATG ATCAACAACAACGAACGGGATGGAGGTGTACTTGTCGGCAACTGGTCTGGAAAATATGACGACGGCGTAGCGCCACATGCATGGAACGGAAGTTCAGCCATTTTGGAAGAATTCTTGAAAAGGCGAAAGGGCGTAAAGTTTGGTCAATGTTGGACATTTGCAGCAGTAGCTACAACAT TATGTCGTGCACTGGGCATTCCCACACGGTGtgtgaccaacttcaaatctgcccACGACAGTGATTTCAGCTGTCCTGTTGACTTCCACTGGACATCGGACGGCAAAGCTCAGCGGCAAATGGACGAACATATCTG GGATTATCATACCTGGAATGAGTGCTGGTTCCAGAGACCGGATTTACCCAAAGGTTACGATGGATGGCAGGCATTTGACTCCACTCTGCAGGAAGTCAGCGAAG GCGTGTTTACGTGTGGACCAGCGCCGGTCAAGGCGATCAAAGAAGGCCAACTGTACATACCGTATGACGCCAAGTACCTGTTCGCCGAACTGAACGGGGACAAGACCCACTGGTCAGTGGACCAAGAGGGCAACATGACGGTCCTTGGAACCGAAGTCTCCGCCGTTGGCAGGAACATCAGTACTAAGGCAGTGGGCGCCATTTCCAGGGAGGATCTAACtcaaatgtacaagtatactgAAG GCTCAAAGGAATCCAAAAAAGTTCTGGAAGCAGCCGCCCGACAGTGTTTCCGGAGAGTTCCACCAATTCCCGACACAAATAGTCAAGATGTAGACTTTCAGTTTTCGGGTGAAGGTCATCGTTCCGGTGATATTGGGGTTGTTTTAAAAATGCGGAACAGCTCTGGAGAGAGTCGAATTGTGGATGTGAACATGTGCGCTGTGTCTTCAATGTATACTGGTGTCCCGctaaatcagataaaagagtCAGTGGTATCTACAGTTATAGAACCACTTTCGG AAAGCCAAGTTGTGATGTCCTTGAAATGTTCCGATTACATCAACGGCGTGGAAGCTGATGCGCATGTCAGTGTTTACGTGCACGCTTCCGTCAAAGAGACCGGTCAAAAGTTTATGCAGAGGCAGACATTTTGGATTGACAAACCTCAGCTGGAACTGCAG GCTCCGACAACGGCCCAGGTGGGAAAGAGCTTTGACCTTGTGGTAAAGTTTACCAATCATCTGTCAGTACCGGTAACGAATGGACACCTAAATGTGGACGGTCCTGGGATCCAGAGACTCGCCTCCGTGAAAGTCAA AAAGTCAATCGCACCGGGAGAGGAAATCAAAGAAACGGTACAGTTGAAACCGAGACGCCTTGGCAGAAAGGAAATAATTGCTAACTTTTACTGTAAACAGATTTCCGACATTACGGGCATTGTCGATGTGGATTTCGTGGCTGAGAGTAAAGTGTAA
- the LOC135475007 gene encoding protein-glutamine gamma-glutamyltransferase K-like isoform X2: MHRDKYEIQQESSSPRPTLSEKFASAYGSIRGILLGSNLTGRKAACPESPFTEDAQLTHFRKEKEGQLKPKSVDFMRTINREAHRTSEYELGNLIIRRGQPFELTVHLDRPYQPEEDDVVFKFVTGSRPMQSKSTVVPVSNVGEANSKDFWSYQILATEEKTITVRVTCAADAIVGRYQLFIETFHKTQQGELDTYRFKHPDDIYLLFNPWCADDPVHLEDEQQRLEYVLSETGRIWMGTIGKFTVRPWNFAQFDDVCLMAALSLLERSELGDLARGNPLTVVRCICRMINNNERDGGVLVGNWSGKYDDGVAPHAWNGSSAILEEFLKRRKGVKFGQCWTFAAVATTLCRALGIPTRCVTNFKSAHDSDFSCPVDFHWTSDGKAQRQMDEHIWDYHTWNECWFQRPDLPKGYDGWQAFDSTLQEVSEGVFTCGPAPVKAIKEGQLYIPYDAKYLFAELNGDKTHWSVDQEGNMTVLGTEVSAVGRNISTKAVGAISREDLTQMYKYTEGSKESKKVLEAAARQCFRRVPPIPDTNSQDVDFQFSGEGHRSGDIGVVLKMRNSSGESRIVDVNMCAVSSMYTGVPLNQIKESVVSTVIEPLSESQVVMSLKCSDYINGVEADAHVSVYVHASVKETGQKFMQRQTFWIDKPQLELQAPTTAQVGKSFDLVVKFTNHLSVPVTNGHLNVDGPGIQRLASVKVKKSIAPGEEIKETVQLKPRRLGRKEIIANFYCKQISDITGIVDVDFVAESKV; encoded by the exons GTCAGTTAAAGCCAAAGTCGGTGGACTTTATGCGCACGATAAACCGAGAGGCTCATCGGACAAGCGAGTATGAACTGGGCAATCTTATCATCAGGAGAGGTCAGCCGTTTGAATTGACCGTCCATCTGGACAGGCCTTACCAACCCGAGGAGGATGACGTAGTTTTCAAGTTCGTCACAG GCAGTCGTCCCATGCAGAGTAAGAGTACAGTGGTGCCTGTATCTAACGTAGGGGAAGCCAATTCCAAAGACTTCTGGTCTTACCAGATCTTGGCCACGGAAGAGAAGACAATCACAGTCCGGGTGACTTGCGCAGCAGACGCCATCGTCGGCAGATACCAGCTCTTTATCGAAACCTTTCACAAAACCCAACAGGGAGAACTAGATACCTACCGCTTCAAACACCCGGACgacatttacctgttgtttaATCCTTGGTGTGCAG ACGACCCAGTGCACTTAGAGGATGAACAGCAAAGGCTGGAGTATGTCCTCAGCGAGACTGGTCGGATTTGGATGGGTACCATCGGGAAGTTTACAGTTCGACCCTGGAACTTTGCCCAG TTTGATGACGTTTGTCTGATGGCGGCCTTGTCGTTGTTGGAGAGGTCAGAACTGGGAGACCTTGCCCGAGGGAACCCGCTGACAGTGGTCAGGTGTATCTGTAGAATG ATCAACAACAACGAACGGGATGGAGGTGTACTTGTCGGCAACTGGTCTGGAAAATATGACGACGGCGTAGCGCCACATGCATGGAACGGAAGTTCAGCCATTTTGGAAGAATTCTTGAAAAGGCGAAAGGGCGTAAAGTTTGGTCAATGTTGGACATTTGCAGCAGTAGCTACAACAT TATGTCGTGCACTGGGCATTCCCACACGGTGtgtgaccaacttcaaatctgcccACGACAGTGATTTCAGCTGTCCTGTTGACTTCCACTGGACATCGGACGGCAAAGCTCAGCGGCAAATGGACGAACATATCTG GGATTATCATACCTGGAATGAGTGCTGGTTCCAGAGACCGGATTTACCCAAAGGTTACGATGGATGGCAGGCATTTGACTCCACTCTGCAGGAAGTCAGCGAAG GCGTGTTTACGTGTGGACCAGCGCCGGTCAAGGCGATCAAAGAAGGCCAACTGTACATACCGTATGACGCCAAGTACCTGTTCGCCGAACTGAACGGGGACAAGACCCACTGGTCAGTGGACCAAGAGGGCAACATGACGGTCCTTGGAACCGAAGTCTCCGCCGTTGGCAGGAACATCAGTACTAAGGCAGTGGGCGCCATTTCCAGGGAGGATCTAACtcaaatgtacaagtatactgAAG GCTCAAAGGAATCCAAAAAAGTTCTGGAAGCAGCCGCCCGACAGTGTTTCCGGAGAGTTCCACCAATTCCCGACACAAATAGTCAAGATGTAGACTTTCAGTTTTCGGGTGAAGGTCATCGTTCCGGTGATATTGGGGTTGTTTTAAAAATGCGGAACAGCTCTGGAGAGAGTCGAATTGTGGATGTGAACATGTGCGCTGTGTCTTCAATGTATACTGGTGTCCCGctaaatcagataaaagagtCAGTGGTATCTACAGTTATAGAACCACTTTCGG AAAGCCAAGTTGTGATGTCCTTGAAATGTTCCGATTACATCAACGGCGTGGAAGCTGATGCGCATGTCAGTGTTTACGTGCACGCTTCCGTCAAAGAGACCGGTCAAAAGTTTATGCAGAGGCAGACATTTTGGATTGACAAACCTCAGCTGGAACTGCAG GCTCCGACAACGGCCCAGGTGGGAAAGAGCTTTGACCTTGTGGTAAAGTTTACCAATCATCTGTCAGTACCGGTAACGAATGGACACCTAAATGTGGACGGTCCTGGGATCCAGAGACTCGCCTCCGTGAAAGTCAA AAAGTCAATCGCACCGGGAGAGGAAATCAAAGAAACGGTACAGTTGAAACCGAGACGCCTTGGCAGAAAGGAAATAATTGCTAACTTTTACTGTAAACAGATTTCCGACATTACGGGCATTGTCGATGTGGATTTCGTGGCTGAGAGTAAAGTGTAA
- the LOC135475008 gene encoding SH3 and PX domain-containing protein 2B-like: MASHVWLSKACFNIYIRDALVTGFAERKEGKKRHYDFAVEVLWSDGRKTYVKRTYKDFLLLREGLARYGKGSGSQAKRWSDENIPKLEAPKLFTPSGIEQAEQQEFELNRFLQTLAKTRGELMYSRDVVEFFEARPRDPQPYHRRSDIDELSEVDSVAVEDEVVFDAGKWQSSQPENVSLLKALPPQ; encoded by the exons ATGGCCTCACATGTATGGTTGTCGAAGGCGTGTTTTAACATCTACATACGGGACGCCCTGGTGACGGGATTCGCCGAGAGAAAAGAAGGGAAGAAGAGACATTATGACTTCGCCGTGGAGGTTCTCTGGTCAGACGGCAGGAAGACCTACGTCAAAAGGACGTACAAGGACTTCCTGTTACTCCGGGAGGGACTGGCCAGGTATGGCAAGGGCTCAGGCAGCCAGGCTAAGCGATGGAGTGATGAGAACATTCCTAAACTAGAAG CTCCCAAGTTATTCACGCCGTCTGGGATTGAACAGGCCGAGCAGCAAGAGTTCGAGCTGAACCGCTTCCTCCAGACTCTCGCTAAGACCAGAGGCGAg cTGATGTACTCAAGAGATGTCGTGGAATTTTTTGAGGCCAGACCACGTGATCCTCAGCCATATCACAGGCGTAGTGATATTGACGAACTATCTGAAGTTGACAGCGTAGCTGTCGAGGATGAGGTCGTCTTTGACGCCGGCAAATGGCAAAGCTCGCAACCGGAAAATGTATCTCTTTTGAAAGCCTTACCCCCACAATGA